From the genome of Candidatus Eremiobacteraceae bacterium:
TCGTGACGCTGTCGCCGACGAACGCCAGAACGCGCGCACCGCGGATGTCGCCCTGTTGGGCCGGGTCCTTCTTCATGCCGTCGAAGAACGGCGGGCGTTTGATGTACGTCGACGCCGGATCCCACGCGAAGCGCGTGCCTTGCTGCACGCGCAGCGATTTCCACCGCTCGTCGCCGCCGAACGCATCGGCGTATTGGCGGCGGAACATCGCCTCTGCGACGCACGCCCCGACCGTCTCGTCGATCTCGTGCGGCGTCGGCCAGAGATCCCGCATGTAGACAGGCGCGCCTGAAGTATCGTGGCCGATCGGTTCGGCGATCGGATCCCAGTCCATCCGGCCGGCAAGCGCATACGCGATGACGAGCGGCGGCGACGCGAGATAGTTCGCGCGCACTTGCGGATGCACGCGGCCTTCGAAATTGCGATTGCCCGAGAGCACCGAGACGACGATCAGATCGTTGTCGTTGACCGCCTGCGCGATCGGATCGGCCAACGGGCCGCTATTGCCGATGCAGGTCGTGCAGCCGTAGCCGACCAGGTAGAATCCGAGTTGTTCGAGATACGGCGTCAACCCGGCTTTCGCAAGATAGTCGGTCACGACTTTTGATCCGGGCGCGAGCGTGGTCTTCACCCACGGCTTTGCGCGCAAGCCGCGCTCGACGGCCTTCTTCGCGAGCAACCCCGCCGCGACCATGACGCTCGGATTGGACGTGTTCGTGCAGCTCGTGACCGCCGCGATGACCACCGCGCCGTCGGCGAGGTCGTGCACGGCCGTGCCGTCGTTATACGAAGCAACGCGCCGGTCCGCCATTGCGAGCGCCGCTTCGTTGCCTTCGGCATCGAAGGTCGTGGCAGCCGCGACTTTGGCCTCACGCCGTTCGCTCAACTCGCCGAACGCTTTGCAGAACGAATCCTTCGCGACGGTCAGCGGCACGCGGTCCTGCGGCCGGCGCGGCCCGGCGATGCTCGGCTCGACACTGTCGAGATCGAGTTCCAGCACGTCGTTGAATTGCGGATCTGGAGTCTCGTCTGTGCGGAAGAGGCCTTGTGCGACGGCATACTCGCGGACCAGTTCGATGCGCGCCTTGTCGCGCCCGGTCAGCCTAAGATAGCGCAGCGTTTCTTCATCTATAGGAAAGAACGCGACGGTCGCGCCGTATTCGGGGCACATGTTGCTCACGGTTGCGCGATCGGCAAGGCTCAGATTTGAGAGGCCGCGGCCGAAAAACTCGACGAACTTGCCGACGACGCCTTTACGGCGAAGCATCTCCGTGCACGTCAGTACGAGATCCGTGGCGGTCGCGCCGGGGCGCATCGAACCGGTCAACCGGAATCCGATGACCTCCGGTATGGTCATCGAGACCGGCTGACCGAGCATGGCCGCTTCGGCCTCGATGCCGCCCGCGCCCCATCCGAGCACGCCGAGCCCATTGACCATCGTGGTGTGCGAGTCGGTCCCGACGAGCGTGTCCGGATATGCCGTCCGGATTCCATCGTGTTCTCTCTCGAAAACGACTCGCGCGAGATACTCGAGGTTGACCTGATGGACGATGCCTTGGTCCGGCGGCAGCGCGCGGAACCGGCGCAGCGCTTCTTGTCCCCATTTCAGGAGTTGGTAGCGCTCGCCGTTGCGCTGGAATTCCAGCTCGGCGTTGATCGCAAACGCACCGGCCGAGCCGTATGCGTCGGCGATGACCGAATGGTCGATGACGAGCTCGACGTCTTGCAGCGGATTGATCTTTTCCGGATCGCCGCCCATCTCGGCCATCGCGTCACGCATGGCCGCAAGGTCTACGACGCAGGGCACGCCGGTGAAATCCTGGAGCAGTACTCGCGCGGGCCGGAATGCGATCTCGCTGTCGGGCTGCCGCTTCGGGTCCCAGCCTGCGAGCGATTCGATCTGGTCTTTCTTGACCGAGCGACCATCTTCGTAGCGCAAGAGATTTTCGAGCAGTATCTTCAGGCTGAAGGGCAACCATCTGACGTTCGGGCCGGCCGCCTCGACGCGATAATACTCGTATCGCTTATCGCCGACTTTGAGGATGGACTTGCTGCCGAAACTGTCCTGGTTGCTCTTCACGGCGCTGCTCCGTTTCTATCTCTGGCGCTTTACGCAAAGCGGTAGCCGTTTCGCCCACGAGCTTTCCGACGCCTCGCCGCGACCGCGCCGATAGTCGCAAGGCCGAGCGGTTCGGTCCGTCCAAAACGCCCGCGCTAGCATACCGGTGAGGACGTGGCAGCCGAAATTCAGTTCTCGTCCCCTCGCTCACGCGAACGTATAGAGATCGCGTACGATCGTGGATGACGTAGCGTCGTTTCCTAACCCCAAAGCGCACATGCTGCGGGCAATCGCAAAGGTGCTCGCGGCGTATATGAGCGGCGGTGCGTTTGCGGCAGCGGTCGTCGTCTTTGTGCTCTTGCGCGGCAACCAGGTCGGTATCGGGTATGCGTTTTCGCTTGGGTTCCTCGGGTTCCACATCGCAAGAAGCTCGCTCGGCCGAAGCGAGTTCGCGGATCAACCGATCTTCGGGGGTCGCATCCCACTTGAATCGAAATTGGTCGCGGCGTTGCTCTGTTTAATGCTCGTGGCGGCTGTGGCGCTGTTCGTGATTTTCCGAAAGGTGACGCCCGAGTTCTTTTGGGCCTCGCTCACGACCCTCGTCTTTGACTTGCTTGCGCTCTCGACACCCTTCGTCTGCGAAATGCTCGTCCGCATCGCAAGCGGTCTGGATCTTGAAACAGTCGCTCGCTTAGAGGTGACCATCCGCAGAAGTTCTGATTTTCGGAAATTCCTTCCGAGCCGTTTAGGTCATTTCCTGATCGCTAGCACTCCCAAGGATTTCGTGGAGAGGCGCATCACCGTGGACTGGGGAGATCGACGCGACGAAGCATTGCGTGTCGTTCGTAGCCGAACCGCGGCGACCGCGCCTCGATTATCTCAGAACGGGGACTGCGCTGTCGAAGACGCCTTCTTGAAGTGGAGGCAGAAGATCGAGACCGTCGTCCAGGCACTGCGTGACGCTGGTTTTGCGACGGTCATCGAACCGACGGAATAGGTGATTCTCCTCTACGAATAGCCGGCTTTG
Proteins encoded in this window:
- the acnA gene encoding aconitate hydratase AcnA, producing the protein MKSNQDSFGSKSILKVGDKRYEYYRVEAAGPNVRWLPFSLKILLENLLRYEDGRSVKKDQIESLAGWDPKRQPDSEIAFRPARVLLQDFTGVPCVVDLAAMRDAMAEMGGDPEKINPLQDVELVIDHSVIADAYGSAGAFAINAELEFQRNGERYQLLKWGQEALRRFRALPPDQGIVHQVNLEYLARVVFEREHDGIRTAYPDTLVGTDSHTTMVNGLGVLGWGAGGIEAEAAMLGQPVSMTIPEVIGFRLTGSMRPGATATDLVLTCTEMLRRKGVVGKFVEFFGRGLSNLSLADRATVSNMCPEYGATVAFFPIDEETLRYLRLTGRDKARIELVREYAVAQGLFRTDETPDPQFNDVLELDLDSVEPSIAGPRRPQDRVPLTVAKDSFCKAFGELSERREAKVAAATTFDAEGNEAALAMADRRVASYNDGTAVHDLADGAVVIAAVTSCTNTSNPSVMVAAGLLAKKAVERGLRAKPWVKTTLAPGSKVVTDYLAKAGLTPYLEQLGFYLVGYGCTTCIGNSGPLADPIAQAVNDNDLIVVSVLSGNRNFEGRVHPQVRANYLASPPLVIAYALAGRMDWDPIAEPIGHDTSGAPVYMRDLWPTPHEIDETVGACVAEAMFRRQYADAFGGDERWKSLRVQQGTRFAWDPASTYIKRPPFFDGMKKDPAQQGDIRGARVLAFVGDSVTTDHISPAGSIAKKSPAGEYLIANGVEPKDFNSYGARRGNHEVMARGTFANIRLRNRLVPGVEGGVTRHLPDGAQMTIFDAAQRYAEENVPLIVLAGKEYGAGSSRDWAAKGPRLLGVRAVIAESFERIHRSNLIGMGIIPLEYEKGQTAASLGLSGEEEFTISGLRDGVRPGAKLRVVATAASGERIEFSTTARIDTPDEAEYYRHDGILPYVLRQLNAR